CGTTCACCATCAGGAACCCGGCCTCGAGGCCCGAGTCGAACACGAAGCGGCCCCGGGTGAGCGCGAAGCGCGCGCTGAGACCACCGCCCAGGCCCACGCCGCGGTCGTAGCGGGACGACGCGAGCGGCAGCGCTCCCGAGAGCCCCAGCTCCAGCTGGGTGGAGCGCACTTGCACGCTCTGGGCCGAGGCGAGCGTGGGAGGAAGGGAGCACACGCCGAGCAGGGCCATCAGCGTGAAGCGGACATGCAAGCGGGTAGGCATTGCCACCCAAGCAAGCTGCCAGCTGCTCGCTACCCTGGCCAGCGTGACGTGGCCAGACCCCCGAGGTGCAGCTCCCCGTTGGCGGTGGCCCACGCGACTGCTCCCATGACGCCCACCCCGAGCGCGACCAAGGCTGCGCCATAGGTACGGAAGACCTGCTCCAACTGGCCCGTGCTCGCGTGCACGCGGTAGACGGCTCGCGCGGTGCAGGTCACGAAGTCCTCCGAGGCCGGCACCCAGGCCGCCTCGAGGAAGGGCCCTTCGCCCGAGGGAGACGTGATGTGCTGGACCGTGCCGCCCAGGGTCTTCCACTCGACGAAGCTCGCAGCGCCAGGGTAGCGCGGACGCCGCAGCAGCCTCGAGCCGTGGGCGTCGTAGGCCACCACCAGCTCTCCACGGCCCTCCGCGTCCCACAGACACAGCGTCTCGGCAGTCTGCACATCCAGTTGCACGACCCGACCCGACACCTCCGCGACCAGCGCGTGGCCACTCGGCATGCGGCACACACGCGCCGACGAGGTGCCCACACGCAGCCGCCGGGCCGGCGCGTCGGGCTCGAAGATCCACAGGTCGCCGTGGCGAGCCGCTGCCACCCGCGTCTCGTCCAGGAACAGCAGCGGACCCAGGCGCTCGGTCTCCCCGTAGGTGGTGTGCGTGTTCGTCTGCGGTTCCCAGATGACCACCTCGCCGTAGTCCACGGGCGGCGCGAAGGTGCTCCAGGCGATGCGGCCGCCGTCCGAGAACGCCATCGTCAGCACGCTGGGCATCGGCACCGACCGGGCGCGCTCCACTCCGGTCGCAGCGTCGATCCAGAGGTTGAGCGCGCCCGTGGTCCCATACAGCGCCACCGCGAACGAGTCGCGCCTGGGGCTCACGGCCAGGCACTCGGCCCGCTCCCGGAACAGCACCTCCCCGGTCGCCGAGTCCACGAGCAACGTGGTGCCGCCGGGTGCGCAGACCAGCACGCGGCCTCCGGCGAGGACATGCAGCTGCTCCGCGCGGACGTCCATCTGCACCCGCGCGATCTCGCTCTCGTGTCCGGGAACCTCGTGGTCGCTGTGCGGATCGTCGGTCATGCCGCGCAGCAGTAGGCGCCACCAAAGCGCCCATCGCAAGCCTGCTCAAAGGAGGTTCGCCCTCCCGGGCCTCGGCGTGTAAGGTCCGCCCATGGCCAGCCCGCTGTTCACGCGCAAACCCATCAAACGCATCCTCGACGAGATGGCCGGCGACAACCGGCTGCACCGCGTGCTCGGGCCCGTGTCGCTCTCCAGCCTCGGGGTGGGCGCCATCATCGGCACCGGCATCTTCGTGCTCACCGGCGTGGCCGCGCACGACAAGGCCGGCCCGGCGCTCATGCTGTCGTACGCGTTCGCGGGCGTGGCCTGCATCTTCGCGGCGCTCTGTTACGCGGAGTTCGCGGCCATGGTGCCCGTGGCGGGCTCGGCCTACACCTATGCGTACGCCACCCTCGGCGAGCTGGCCGCGTGGATCATCGGCTGGGACTTGATCCTCGAGTACGCGGTCGCGTCCGCCACCGTGGCGCACGGCTGGTCGCACTACTTCCAGAACCTCATCGGCATCTTCGGCATGCAGCTGCCCGAGGTCTTGAGAACGGGGCCCTTCGACTACGACCCCGACAGCGGTCAACTGGTGTCCACGGGTGCGTTCATCGACTTGCCCGCGGTGCTCGTGGCCGGCTTCGTGACCGTCATCTTGGTCAAGGGCATCAAGGAGAGCGTCACGTTCAACAACGCCATGGTCGCGGTGAAGCTCGCCATCGTGCTCTTCGTGATCCTCGTCGGCATGCAGCACATCAACACGGCCAACTGGGAACCGTTTGCGCCGTTCGGCTACGCAGGCATCTCCATCTTCGGCCACGTCTTCGGGCAGACCGGCAACGGCGGCGAGCCGCTCGGCATGATGGCGGGCTCGGCCACCATCTTCTTCGCGTACATCGGGTTCGACTCGGTCTCCACACACGCCGAGGAAGCGAAGAACCCGCAGCGCGACGTGCCCATCGGCATCATCGTCTCGCTGGTGCTCTGCACGCTGCTCTACATCGCAGTGTCGGCGGTGATCACGGGCATGGTCCCGTACGACCAGATCGACATCAACGCGCCCATCCCCGCCGCGTTCGCGTCCATCGGCATGCCGTGGGCGCAGCTGCTCATCGCGGCCGGTGCGTTGGCGGGCATCACCTCCGTGCTGCTGGTGCTCATGCTCAGCCAGCCGCGCGTCATGCTGGCCATGGCCCGCGACGGCCTGGTGCCCAAGGAGTTCTTCTCGGCGGTCCACGAGAAGTTCCGGACGCCCTGGAAGTCGTCCATCCTCACCGGCGTGTTCGTGGCGCTGCTGGCCGGCTTCCTGCCGCTGCGCGTGCTGGCCGAGCTGGTCAACATCGGCACGCTGTTCGCGTTCGTGGTGGTGTGCATCGCGGTCTTGGTGCTGCGCAAGACGCACCCCGAGCTGCACCGCCCGTTCAAGTGCCCGTGGGTGCCCGTCGTGCCCATCATCGGCATCATCATGTGCCTCTTCCTGATGCTGTCGCTGCCGGCCGAGAACTGGCTGCGGCTGGTCATCTGGCTGGGCATCGGCTTCGTCCTCTACTTCGCGTACGGGGCCAAGCACAGCGTGCTGCGCAAGGAGCGGCAGCAGGCCGAGTAGCCGCGCGTCAGCGCAGCAGCCAGAGGCGCGTGCGCAACCCCAGCGTGCTGGTGTAGCCCACCTCGCGGTGCTGGATGCGGCCGTCGGCGTCCACCCAGAACGTGGTGGGGAACGCGGCCACACCATAGGCGCGCGACAAGCGGCCCGCGGGGTCGCTCACGGTGGGCATCACCAGATCGCGCTCGGCCATCCACGAAACGATCGCGTCGGGGGAGCCGGAGTTGACCGCCACCGTGAGCACTTGATGGTCGCGCGCCACGGCGGCGACGTTCGGGTCCACGTGCTCGCACACGCCGCACCAGGTGGCCCAGAAATAGACCACGGCAGGGCGCCCGCGCAGGGCCTCGAGGGACAGCAGCTGGTCCGGTGCGTGGATGGACCGCCCGATCACCGGCGGCGCCGTGCCTTCTGCGGCGCCCCGCAGCTGCCACGCGCGCACCCCCAGGAACACCACCAACAGCACCAGCACCTGCGGGCCCCACTCGCGGGCGATGCGACGAACTCGGGCTGTGAAGGCGGTGGTCATGGCCGGTCGGCAATCCTTTGGTGCAGGGTGGTCGCGCTGGCCAGCCGAGCGCTACTGGCGCATCTGATTGCTTGTTCAGTGGTGGAGTTGAGGGTAGAACAAGCAAACGTTGTCACACCCGGCCGATACACCCCGCAGCATGTTCAGCGTCGTGCTCGCCGAGAAGCCGTCCGTGGCCCGTGACCTGGCCGAGGTCCTGGGCGCCACCGCGCGCCACCAGGGGTACCTGGAGGGTGGCGGCTACCGGGTGACGTGGGCCATTGGCCACCTGGTGGGCCTGGCCGAGCCGGCCGCCATGGACCCGGCCTGGTCGCGCTGGAGCTACGCCGCGCTGCCCATGCTGCCGGCGCGCTGGCCGCTGGTCGCACGCGAGCGGGTGGGTGAGCAGCTGGATGTGGTCATGCGGCTGCTGAACGCGCGCGACACGGCCGAGGTCATCTGCGCCACGGACGCGGGGCGCGAGGGCGAGCTCATCTTCCGCTACGTGTACGAGCACGCGCTCTGTCACAAGCCCGTGCGCCGCTTGTGGATCTCGTCGCTCACACCCGAGGCCATCGAGCGGGGCTTCAACGCGCTCAAGCCCGCGTCCGACTTCGACGCGCTGGCGGACGCCGCCCGCGCCCGCAGCCGGGCGGACTGGCTGGTGGGCATGAACCTCTCGCGGGCCTACAGCCTGCGCTACGACGACCACCTCTCCGTGGGCCGCGTGCAGACACCCACGCTGGCGCTGGTGGTGGAGCGTGACCTCGAGATCGCCCACTTCGTGCCAGAGCCGTATGACGAGGTGCACGCGCGCTTCGGCACGCCGCAAGGCGAGTACGAGGGTGTCTACGTGGAGAAGCGCCGCGACGAGAGCGGCAAGCGGAAGGAGCAGCGCAAGCTCGAGCGGGGGCCGGCGGGTGGCGGGGCAGGGCTGTCGCAGGCGGAGCAGGTGGCGGCTCGAGTGCGCGGCGCCGGCCCCGAGCGGGTGCGCATCACCGAGGTGGAGCGCAAGCAGCGCCGCACGCCCGCACCGCCGCTGTTCGACCTGACCGAGCTGCAGCGCGAGGCCAACCGGCTGTACGGGTTCTCCGCCAAGCACACGCTGGACGTGGCCCAAGAGCTGTACGAGAAGCACAAGCTCATCAGCTATCCGCGCACCGACAGCCGGCACCTCTCGCGCGACGTGGCGAAGGCGCTGGGCCCCGTGTTGGCCGAGCTCGAGCCGCGCTATGCAGATTCGTTGGCGCCCGGGAGCCTCGAGGGGAAACTCGGCAAGCGCTACGTCGATGACGCCCGCGTGACCGACCACCACGCCATCATCCCCACCGGTGCCAAGAACAAGCTGCGCGAGGGCACGGACCACCACAAGCTCTACGACTTGGTGGCGCGGCGCCTGCTGAGCGCCTTCCAGCCGGACCACGTGGAGGCGCTCACCAGTGTGCTCACCGAGGTGCTGCGCGTGGACGCCCAGGGCGAAGACCGCTTCCGGAGCCGAGGTAGCAGCGTGGAGGTGGAGGGCTGGCGCTCGCTCGACGTCTACACGGCGCGCGCCCGTGCCACGCGCCCGGACCTGCCCACGGGGCTGCGCGTGGACCAAGCGGGGAGCGTGCTGGACGTGCGCGTGGAGCAGAAGGAGACCCAGCCTCCGAAGCCCCACAACGAGGCCACGCTGCTCACCGCCATGGAGACCGCCGGCCGCACGCTGGACGAGAAGGAGATGTCGGACGCCATGCGCGAGCGCGGCCTCGGCACACCGGCCACCCGCGCGGCCATCCTCGAGACGCTCCTCGAGCGCGGCTACCTGGTGCGCGAGGGCAAGAAGCTGCTGCGCGCCACACCCAAAGGGGTGGACTTGATCGAGCGCGTGCACGAGCGCGTGCGCAGCCCCGCCCTCACGGGCGAGTGGGAGCTGCGCCTTGCGCGCATGCAGCGCGGCCAAGACGGACTGGACGCGTTCATGCACGACATCGAGGAGTTCGTGCGCGAGGTGGTGGGGGTGGTGAAGGCCAGCGGCCCGCCCCCCGCGCGGCGTGGCGTGCCAGCTGGCGCCGCACCCGCAGCGGCCGTGAGTGCCAGAGCGCCTCGGCCGGCTGAACGTGCCGCGGCGGCCGCGAGCGTGGGCGCGGCGGTGCGCTCTCCCCAGAAGGCCGCGCGGGTTCCGCGAGGGGGCACTACGTCGGACGTTGAATCAGGGCCTCTCGGGCGTGTGTCCGCTTCGTCGGTCCATGACCCCGCTCCTGCCCTGCGCGCTGCGCTGACTCGCGCGCCCTCTCGAGCTCCGGCCGTCGCGTCGCTCGCCGCACCCGACCAGGCGGGCCAGCCGCGCGTGGCGCGCGGCGTCACCCCCACGAGCCGGCTGCCACAGCTCCTCCAGCAGCACTTCGGATTCGCGGCGTTTCGCCCGCATCAGGAGCAGATCTGCGCGGCCGTCACCAACGGCGCCGACGCGTTGGTGGTCATGCCCACGGGGGCCGGTAAGTCCCTCTGTTACCAGCTGCCCGGCCTCGCCCGCGGCGGCACCACGCTGGTCATCAGCCCGCTCGTGGCCCTCATCGAAGACCAGACGCAGAAGCTGCTGGAGAGCGGCCTGCGCGCCGAGCGCATCCACGCCGGGCGCAGCCGCGAGCAGAGCCGCGCCACGTGCCGCGCCTACGTGGACGGGGAGCTCGACTTCCTGTTCGTGGCCCCCGAGCGGCTGGGCGTGCGCGGCTTCCCCGAGCTGCTGGCCAAGCGCCCGCCCACGCTCATCGCCATCGACGAAGCGCACTGCATCTCCGACTGGGGCCATGACTTCCGTCCGGACTACCGCATGCTGAGCGGTCGCCTGGCGGGCCTGCCGGGGGTGCCCATCGTGGCCCTCACGGCCACGGCCACGCCGCGTGTGCAGGCGGACATCACGCAGCAGCTCGGGCTCCACGAACGTGGGCGCGCCCCCGAGACGTTCATCTTCGGCTTTCGCCGCACCAACATCGCCGTGGAGGTGGTGGAGGTGTCCGTGCCCGAGCGTACCAAGCAGGCGGCCAAGCTGCTGCGCGAGCCAGGGCGCCTGCCGGCCATCGTGTATGCGCCCACCCGCAAGGCATGCGAGCAGCAGGCCAAGGCGCTGGGCAAGAAGCTGCGCGTGGGCGCCTACCACGCCGGCCTCCACGCCGACGAGCGCGACGCCGTGCAGAGCGCCTTCCGTGACGGTGGTCTCGACGTGGTGGTGGCCACCATCGCCTTCGGCATGGGCATCGACAAAGCCAACGTCCGCACGGTGGTGCACACCGCGCTGCCCGCCACGCTCGAGGGCTACTACCAGGAGATTGGCCGCGCCGGGCGCGACGGAGCCCCCAGTCGTGCGGTGCTCATGCACTCGTTCGCCGACCGTCGCACACACGAGTTCTTCCTGGATCGCAACTACCCGGAGGTGCGCCGCCTGCAGCCGCTCTACTCGCAGCTCTCGGCCGAGCCCATCACGACGGAGGCGCTCGGCTCGCGCTGCGCCGTGAACCCCGATGACGCAGAGCGCTGGGTCAGCAAGCTGTGGATCGCGGGTGGTGCCCGCATCGACGACGACGGTGGCGTGACACGCGGGGATGCGGGCTGGCCAGCGCGCTACGAGACGCAACGGGCACACAAGGTGGCGCAGCTCGAGGCCGTGCAGGCGTTCGTCAGCGCGTCCGGCTGCCGCATGCTGGGCCTGGTGGCTCACTTCGGTGACCGCTCGGACAGCGGGCAGCCCTGCGGCCTGTGTGACGTGTGCGCCCCGGGAGCAGCCTCGCTGTTGGAGCTCACGGTGCCCACGGAAGAGGACCTAGATGGGCTCGAGGGGCTAGTCGCCATGCTCCGAGAGTGGAACGGGCAGGCCACCGGGCGTCTGCACCGTGAGCTGGCCGACCGCCCCGAGGGAGCTGGTCTGTCCCGCTCCGATGTGGAGCGTCTGCTCGATGGGCTGGCGCGCGCCGCTTGGCTGCGGCTCTCGGAGGACCGCTTCGAGAAGGACGGCGAGAGCATCCGCTTCAAGCGCGCGCACCTGAGTGAAGAGGCGCCCACCCGAAGCGAGTTGCTGGCTAGCGTGCGGCTCCTCCCGCCGCGGGGGCCTCAGACCGCTCAGTCGTCGCGCGCGTCGGCCGGTCGCACCCCCAGGAAGCGGACTCGTGGCGGCGCCCGCGGTCCCAAGAGCGGTGGCTCGAGCACGGCGCCTCGCAAGGGCTCGGTCGTCACCGGCCGCTCACGAGGCAAGTCCCCTGCGGGGGGGGCGTTGGCCGAAATGGATGCGCCGTCGGACGTCGTCGCCGCTCTGCGTGCGTGGCGCCTGGGCGTGTCCAAGCAGCAGCGCGTGCCCGCTTTTCGTGTGCTGACAGATCGTCAGCTTGGAGAGGTGGCCATCGCCGGACCCCACGACGTCAAGTCGCTCAGCGAGGTGCCGGGCGTGGGCGACAAGAAGGTGGAGCGTTATGCGGAGGGCATCTTGCGAGTCCTCCGGCAGCTCACCTCCCGCTGAAGATCGCTTCGCTGCCGCACAGTTCGTCCGCCCGCGCGGTGTTTTCCACGGACTTCTGTGTTCCAGTTGTACAAGCCTTGCGCAATTGTGTTGGCGGTGGCATCTTCCGCCCACACGCGTCTTGTGCGTGTCGGTTGGCAAGCATCTTCGTATGCGCCGGAGGATCTCGATGAAGCAGGTTTGGCTCCCTATCTCGTGTATCGCAGCGGTCATGGCGTTCGCCGCCCCGGCCGCCGCCGCGTGCGGCGACTTCCGGCTCGAAGTGGGCGAGGCGTGCGATGACGGGAACGTCACGCCGGGCGATGGCTGCTCCGCCATGTGCGCGGTCGAGAGCGGCTTCGTGTGCGAGGACGTCTTCTTCACGCTCGACGGGACGGGAGACCTGGGCGTCGGGGGCAACGGGCCGGCCACTTGGACGCTCGACGCGGACAACCGTGGCGTGATCGAGAACACGAACTCTCACGCTGCCGTCTACTCCACGATCCTCCCGCAGCAGGTGGGCGAAATCGTGTTCGATGTTCGTGTGGAGGAGAACGGCGGGGACAACGACTTCTGGGGCTGGACGCTCGGCTACGATGTCGGTGAGCTCAACGCGACTGCCACGCCAGCGGGGACCGACTTCCTCTTCTTCGCCTGGAAGCAGCAGCAGCAGGACCGCGGCGCGGCCGATCGACAGAGCGGTCTCGGTCTGACTCGCGTGACCGGCCCGGGCGACGACGAAGACTACTGGCTGGGCTCGGGCGCCAACCTCTCGATGATCGCCGAGGCGGCAAGCTATCCCGTGGTCGAGGCCCTCCCCGACAACGAAACCACCAACGGTTGGGTGGACCGCCGCTGGTACCGGGTGAACCTGATCGTGACAGGGACGCGTGTGCGCGTCTGGATCCGCGAGGGCAACTCGATGAACACGACGAACCCGGCTAACCGAGGGTTCGCGGCGATCGATCGCGTGGCAGACCTCGAGTTCGACGTCACGACGCCGGTCCCCCCCGGCAACTTCGGCCTCTTTGCCTACTCCCAGCCCCAGGTGCGCTTCGACCTCGTCAGCCCGGAGTCCGACAGCATGTGCGCGCGGGATTACGACGGCGATGGCGTGGTCGACTCGACCGACCTCGACACCGACCGTGACGGCGTGCTCGACCTAGTGGAGATGTCTGGGTTCACGGGTGACCCGGACAACGACTCCGACCTCGACGGTATCTCGGACTGGCGCGACCCGAACAACGTGCCCGGGGGCTGCACGGCGTCCATGGGCGTGTGCACCAGCCTGCCCGCCGCGTTGGACGTGGACGGCGATGGCGTGCCGAACCACCTCGACCGCGACTCCGACGGTGACGGCCTGCCCGACACCCTCGAGACCGGGCTGACCGATGTGACCGCGGATGGCGTGCCCGACGCGTGCGTGGCCGTCACCTCGGTGGGCGTGTGTGTGGCGGGGGGTCTCGCAGCTGGCACGCTCCCGCCGAACACCGATGGACGTGGGGGCGCGAACTTCTTGGACCGCGACTCCGACGCGGACGGCATTCCGGACGCGCTCGAGGCGGGCCTGACCGACGCCAATTTCA
This region of Sandaracinaceae bacterium genomic DNA includes:
- a CDS encoding amino acid permease, with translation MASPLFTRKPIKRILDEMAGDNRLHRVLGPVSLSSLGVGAIIGTGIFVLTGVAAHDKAGPALMLSYAFAGVACIFAALCYAEFAAMVPVAGSAYTYAYATLGELAAWIIGWDLILEYAVASATVAHGWSHYFQNLIGIFGMQLPEVLRTGPFDYDPDSGQLVSTGAFIDLPAVLVAGFVTVILVKGIKESVTFNNAMVAVKLAIVLFVILVGMQHINTANWEPFAPFGYAGISIFGHVFGQTGNGGEPLGMMAGSATIFFAYIGFDSVSTHAEEAKNPQRDVPIGIIVSLVLCTLLYIAVSAVITGMVPYDQIDINAPIPAAFASIGMPWAQLLIAAGALAGITSVLLVLMLSQPRVMLAMARDGLVPKEFFSAVHEKFRTPWKSSILTGVFVALLAGFLPLRVLAELVNIGTLFAFVVVCIAVLVLRKTHPELHRPFKCPWVPVVPIIGIIMCLFLMLSLPAENWLRLVIWLGIGFVLYFAYGAKHSVLRKERQQAE
- a CDS encoding protein disulfide oxidoreductase, which codes for MTTAFTARVRRIAREWGPQVLVLLVVFLGVRAWQLRGAAEGTAPPVIGRSIHAPDQLLSLEALRGRPAVVYFWATWCGVCEHVDPNVAAVARDHQVLTVAVNSGSPDAIVSWMAERDLVMPTVSDPAGRLSRAYGVAAFPTTFWVDADGRIQHREVGYTSTLGLRTRLWLLR
- a CDS encoding DNA topoisomerase 3; its protein translation is MFSVVLAEKPSVARDLAEVLGATARHQGYLEGGGYRVTWAIGHLVGLAEPAAMDPAWSRWSYAALPMLPARWPLVARERVGEQLDVVMRLLNARDTAEVICATDAGREGELIFRYVYEHALCHKPVRRLWISSLTPEAIERGFNALKPASDFDALADAARARSRADWLVGMNLSRAYSLRYDDHLSVGRVQTPTLALVVERDLEIAHFVPEPYDEVHARFGTPQGEYEGVYVEKRRDESGKRKEQRKLERGPAGGGAGLSQAEQVAARVRGAGPERVRITEVERKQRRTPAPPLFDLTELQREANRLYGFSAKHTLDVAQELYEKHKLISYPRTDSRHLSRDVAKALGPVLAELEPRYADSLAPGSLEGKLGKRYVDDARVTDHHAIIPTGAKNKLREGTDHHKLYDLVARRLLSAFQPDHVEALTSVLTEVLRVDAQGEDRFRSRGSSVEVEGWRSLDVYTARARATRPDLPTGLRVDQAGSVLDVRVEQKETQPPKPHNEATLLTAMETAGRTLDEKEMSDAMRERGLGTPATRAAILETLLERGYLVREGKKLLRATPKGVDLIERVHERVRSPALTGEWELRLARMQRGQDGLDAFMHDIEEFVREVVGVVKASGPPPARRGVPAGAAPAAAVSARAPRPAERAAAAASVGAAVRSPQKAARVPRGGTTSDVESGPLGRVSASSVHDPAPALRAALTRAPSRAPAVASLAAPDQAGQPRVARGVTPTSRLPQLLQQHFGFAAFRPHQEQICAAVTNGADALVVMPTGAGKSLCYQLPGLARGGTTLVISPLVALIEDQTQKLLESGLRAERIHAGRSREQSRATCRAYVDGELDFLFVAPERLGVRGFPELLAKRPPTLIAIDEAHCISDWGHDFRPDYRMLSGRLAGLPGVPIVALTATATPRVQADITQQLGLHERGRAPETFIFGFRRTNIAVEVVEVSVPERTKQAAKLLREPGRLPAIVYAPTRKACEQQAKALGKKLRVGAYHAGLHADERDAVQSAFRDGGLDVVVATIAFGMGIDKANVRTVVHTALPATLEGYYQEIGRAGRDGAPSRAVLMHSFADRRTHEFFLDRNYPEVRRLQPLYSQLSAEPITTEALGSRCAVNPDDAERWVSKLWIAGGARIDDDGGVTRGDAGWPARYETQRAHKVAQLEAVQAFVSASGCRMLGLVAHFGDRSDSGQPCGLCDVCAPGAASLLELTVPTEEDLDGLEGLVAMLREWNGQATGRLHRELADRPEGAGLSRSDVERLLDGLARAAWLRLSEDRFEKDGESIRFKRAHLSEEAPTRSELLASVRLLPPRGPQTAQSSRASAGRTPRKRTRGGARGPKSGGSSTAPRKGSVVTGRSRGKSPAGGALAEMDAPSDVVAALRAWRLGVSKQQRVPAFRVLTDRQLGEVAIAGPHDVKSLSEVPGVGDKKVERYAEGILRVLRQLTSR
- a CDS encoding DUF4215 domain-containing protein, which encodes MAFAAPAAAACGDFRLEVGEACDDGNVTPGDGCSAMCAVESGFVCEDVFFTLDGTGDLGVGGNGPATWTLDADNRGVIENTNSHAAVYSTILPQQVGEIVFDVRVEENGGDNDFWGWTLGYDVGELNATATPAGTDFLFFAWKQQQQDRGAADRQSGLGLTRVTGPGDDEDYWLGSGANLSMIAEAASYPVVEALPDNETTNGWVDRRWYRVNLIVTGTRVRVWIREGNSMNTTNPANRGFAAIDRVADLEFDVTTPVPPGNFGLFAYSQPQVRFDLVSPESDSMCARDYDGDGVVDSTDLDTDRDGVLDLVEMSGFTGDPDNDSDLDGISDWRDPNNVPGGCTASMGVCTSLPAALDVDGDGVPNHLDRDSDGDGLPDTLETGLTDVTADGVPDACVAVTSVGVCVAGGLAAGTLPPNTDGRGGANFLDRDSDADGIPDALEAGLTDANFNGAPDACASVTTFGLCVAGGLVGAASLPNTDMNGRPNYADRDSDGDGITDAREAGLLDANGDGVPNACTADVASGLCNAGGLAGAFPSTDSDGIVDYLDVDSDGDGLTDTIEAYDTDGNQVTNRPPVGTDTDNDGIDNAFDPDCVMAVCGGTLGAPVLGVLTAAQDANGDGTPDWLTLCGDGYRTGTEPCDDGNTNGADTCTNVCLVTLTNPCTTSPQCDSGICNTTSMTCATCFNNSPTGTDTGCNAALPACITTGLNSTCVECDVTAQCGAEVCSSSNLCEVCIDSGAGTDTGCNAGTPHCIGASGARQCVPCGGALQ